The following proteins are co-located in the Bordetella bronchialis genome:
- a CDS encoding glycosyltransferase family 9 protein — protein sequence MPSITRLYVRLPNWVGDVCMSLPTLRLLRAAGLPTVLCARPWAQDLLAGVAGQDDFIPMRGRFGQDRAAVRAHIRRAGRGGVALALPDSLSSAAVFRLAGLPVAGYRDDGRSLLLRWPVRKPQAPLHAVQSWYHLAREALGRWGLPNGAPDPGPELGLTLTASQRAQAQACLEDAGLAQAPFVLIAPTATGLHRGRNKVWPGFAELTRALLDRGIAVAMCPPPAEADAARANAPDARLLPPLGLGAFAALTTRAALVICNDSGVSHVAAAAGARQITLFGVTQRERTGPWSASAHCMGSDGHWPAVRDVARDAEALLNGHEPGRASHELTGAAPA from the coding sequence ATGCCATCGATAACCCGTTTATACGTGCGGCTGCCCAACTGGGTCGGCGACGTCTGCATGAGCCTGCCGACCCTGCGGCTGCTGCGCGCGGCGGGGCTGCCGACGGTCCTGTGCGCCCGGCCCTGGGCGCAGGACCTGCTGGCCGGCGTCGCGGGCCAGGACGATTTCATCCCCATGCGAGGCCGCTTCGGCCAGGACCGCGCCGCGGTGCGGGCGCATATCCGGCGCGCCGGCCGGGGCGGCGTGGCGCTGGCCCTGCCGGACTCCCTGTCCAGCGCGGCGGTCTTCCGGCTGGCTGGGCTGCCAGTGGCGGGCTATCGCGACGACGGCCGCAGCCTGTTGCTGCGCTGGCCCGTGCGCAAACCGCAGGCGCCCTTGCATGCGGTGCAATCCTGGTACCACCTGGCGCGAGAGGCCCTGGGCCGCTGGGGATTGCCCAACGGGGCCCCCGATCCCGGGCCGGAACTGGGCCTGACGCTGACCGCGTCACAGCGGGCGCAGGCGCAGGCCTGCCTGGAGGACGCCGGCCTGGCGCAGGCGCCCTTCGTGCTGATCGCGCCCACCGCCACCGGCCTGCACCGGGGGCGCAACAAGGTCTGGCCCGGTTTCGCCGAGCTGACGCGCGCGTTGCTGGACCGCGGCATAGCGGTCGCCATGTGCCCGCCTCCCGCGGAGGCCGACGCCGCCCGCGCGAACGCGCCGGACGCGCGCCTGCTGCCCCCTCTGGGCCTGGGCGCCTTCGCCGCCCTGACCACGCGGGCCGCCCTGGTCATATGCAACGATTCCGGCGTGTCCCATGTGGCCGCGGCGGCCGGAGCGCGGCAGATCACGCTGTTCGGGGTCACCCAGCGCGAACGCACCGGCCCGTGGTCGGCCAGCGCCCATTGCATGGGCTCGGACGGACATTGGCCCGCGGTGCGGGATGTCGCGCGCGACGCGGAAGCCCTGTTGAATGGGCATGAACCCGGCCGTGCGTCCCATGAATTGACAGGCGCGGCGCCGGCCTGA
- a CDS encoding YdcF family protein, which produces MSIVSLLAYLIIPLYLCLTLVGLGLVLALVRWRKTGLALAAIGLAWAYAWSIPATSLWLGGMLEREYPYRPPAELPTADAIVVLGGNIANDRQNWFLPYDRETAIRRFQTAEQLYEAGRAPKIVLSGGALSGDVSEAEGMAHALRRSGVPRSAMILENDSRTTYENAILTEGQLKEHDIRTVLLVTSALHMPRAMAAFRKQGVTAIPAPSQPQIYLPASPRISPWLPDERAFDASRSIIKEYTGLFLYWIRGWI; this is translated from the coding sequence ATGTCCATTGTCAGTCTTCTCGCGTATCTCATCATCCCTCTTTATTTGTGCCTGACCCTGGTGGGGCTGGGCCTGGTGCTGGCGCTGGTCCGGTGGCGCAAGACGGGCCTGGCGCTGGCCGCCATCGGCCTGGCCTGGGCCTATGCCTGGTCCATCCCGGCCACCTCGCTGTGGCTGGGCGGCATGCTGGAAAGGGAGTACCCCTATCGCCCGCCCGCCGAACTGCCCACGGCCGACGCGATCGTCGTGCTGGGTGGCAATATCGCCAACGACCGCCAGAACTGGTTCCTGCCGTACGACCGCGAGACCGCGATCCGGCGCTTCCAGACGGCGGAACAACTGTACGAGGCCGGCCGCGCGCCCAAGATCGTGCTGTCCGGCGGCGCCCTGAGCGGCGACGTCAGCGAAGCCGAAGGCATGGCGCATGCCTTGCGCCGGTCCGGCGTGCCCCGCAGCGCGATGATCCTGGAAAACGACAGCCGCACCACCTACGAAAACGCCATCCTGACCGAAGGCCAGCTGAAGGAGCACGATATCCGCACGGTGCTGCTGGTGACATCGGCCCTGCACATGCCGCGCGCCATGGCCGCCTTCCGCAAACAGGGCGTGACGGCGATCCCGGCGCCCTCGCAGCCGCAGATCTACCTGCCGGCCTCGCCGCGGATCTCGCCCTGGCTGCCGGACGAACGCGCCTTCGACGCCAGCCGCTCCATCATCAAGGAGTACACCGGGCTGTTCCTGTACTGGATACGGGGGTGGATCTGA
- a CDS encoding YkgJ family cysteine cluster protein produces MPAAAAPSCRPGCGACCIAPSITRALPGMPGGKPAGVRCVQLMDDMRCAVFGKPERPDFCGGLRPAADMCGDNREHAIAWLTQLEQATAPSPWAKRLA; encoded by the coding sequence ATGCCCGCCGCCGCCGCGCCCTCGTGCCGGCCGGGCTGTGGCGCCTGCTGCATCGCGCCGTCGATTACGCGCGCCCTGCCCGGGATGCCGGGGGGCAAGCCCGCCGGCGTGCGCTGCGTGCAGCTGATGGACGATATGCGCTGCGCCGTGTTCGGCAAGCCGGAACGCCCGGATTTCTGCGGGGGATTGCGCCCGGCCGCCGACATGTGCGGGGATAACCGCGAACACGCCATTGCCTGGCTGACACAGCTGGAACAGGCGACGGCGCCCTCCCCCTGGGCGAAGCGGCTGGCATAG
- a CDS encoding polysaccharide deacetylase family protein, whose protein sequence is MSIPILMYHQVGTLPPRGTPYRGLTVDTAAFRRQMSWMRRLGYRGLSMRELMPYLRGERSGKVFGITFDDGYRNVHDNAMPVLAELGFTATNYFVARQFGGSNVWDHAHGVPPSPLMTAAEMRAWASAGNEVGSHTLDHVHLPELDAGEARRQIAASRRELEDALGGPVTAFCYPYGEYNAQLMDMAREAGYDNATLTKRGLANAKDDPMGLPRVLVAGSTGLLAFLRKTLTRHEDRKRRRW, encoded by the coding sequence ATGTCCATCCCCATTCTCATGTACCACCAGGTCGGAACGCTGCCGCCGCGCGGCACGCCGTATCGCGGCTTGACGGTGGACACGGCGGCCTTCCGGCGGCAGATGTCCTGGATGCGCCGCCTGGGCTACCGGGGCCTGTCGATGCGCGAGCTGATGCCCTATCTGCGCGGCGAACGCAGCGGCAAGGTCTTCGGCATCACCTTCGACGACGGCTACCGCAATGTGCATGACAACGCCATGCCGGTGCTGGCGGAACTCGGCTTCACCGCCACCAATTATTTCGTCGCCCGCCAGTTCGGCGGCAGCAATGTCTGGGACCATGCGCACGGGGTGCCGCCATCGCCCCTGATGACGGCGGCCGAGATGCGCGCATGGGCGTCCGCCGGCAACGAGGTCGGCTCGCATACGCTGGACCACGTCCATCTGCCGGAGCTCGATGCCGGCGAGGCCCGCCGCCAGATCGCCGCCTCGCGCCGCGAACTGGAGGATGCCCTGGGCGGGCCCGTTACCGCCTTCTGCTACCCCTATGGCGAATACAACGCCCAGCTCATGGACATGGCGCGCGAAGCCGGCTACGACAACGCCACGCTGACCAAGCGCGGGCTGGCGAACGCCAAGGACGATCCCATGGGCCTGCCCCGGGTGCTGGTCGCGGGTTCGACCGGCCTGCTGGCCTTCCTGCGCAAGACGCTGACCCGCCACGAGGACCGCAAGCGGCGGCGCTGGTAG
- a CDS encoding glycosyltransferase family 4 protein, which translates to MKILYTNFHPRNGGGHVTYIMNLARGLRHAHEITVATPGSSRLYRYAGELPGVRVADIGFRSRASALFGEAAALRRLIRQEGYDLIHVNGSTDHRLAMIATLGMRRPPIVFTKHNDLPLDTVGHRMRARFGTDRVIAVSEFVAGLLRRSPYGRLPIATIRHGIDTDYFAPPSAALRPGLRDKYFGATAPGKILLGSSGGTDYDKGWLDLLAGLAQLAPENRQRFRVLVAGDPPDEAKMARVRELGVQDQVVFPGLLDDVRPALAACDVGFVLSYREALSFACREVMSLGLPALVSNAGGLPENVIDGRDGWVVPVRDPRAIAAVLQGMLDDPSRTAAMGAAAREKSLSDFGLAKFVEATFAVYQAALDGR; encoded by the coding sequence GCATGCGCACGAGATCACGGTGGCGACGCCCGGCAGCAGCCGGCTGTACCGCTATGCGGGCGAACTGCCGGGCGTGCGTGTGGCGGACATCGGCTTCCGCTCGCGCGCATCCGCCCTGTTCGGCGAGGCTGCCGCCCTGCGGCGGCTGATACGCCAGGAAGGCTATGACCTGATCCACGTGAACGGCTCGACCGACCATCGCCTGGCGATGATCGCCACCCTGGGCATGCGGCGGCCGCCCATCGTGTTCACCAAGCACAACGACCTGCCGCTGGATACCGTGGGCCACCGCATGCGCGCGCGTTTCGGCACGGACCGCGTCATCGCCGTCAGTGAATTCGTCGCAGGCCTGCTGCGACGTTCGCCGTACGGACGCCTGCCCATCGCCACCATCCGGCACGGCATCGACACGGACTACTTCGCGCCGCCCTCGGCCGCCCTGCGCCCCGGGCTGCGCGACAAGTACTTCGGCGCCACCGCGCCGGGCAAGATTCTGCTGGGCAGCTCCGGCGGCACCGACTACGACAAAGGCTGGCTGGATCTGCTGGCCGGCCTGGCGCAATTGGCGCCGGAGAACCGCCAGCGCTTTCGCGTCCTGGTCGCGGGCGATCCGCCCGACGAGGCGAAGATGGCGCGCGTGCGCGAACTCGGGGTGCAGGACCAGGTGGTATTCCCCGGCCTGCTGGACGACGTGCGCCCGGCGCTCGCGGCCTGCGACGTGGGCTTCGTGCTGTCCTACCGCGAGGCGCTGTCCTTCGCCTGCCGCGAAGTCATGTCGCTGGGCCTGCCCGCCCTGGTATCCAATGCCGGCGGCCTGCCGGAGAACGTTATCGACGGACGCGACGGCTGGGTCGTGCCCGTGCGCGATCCGCGGGCTATCGCGGCGGTGTTGCAAGGCATGCTGGACGATCCGTCGCGCACGGCGGCGATGGGCGCGGCCGCGCGCGAAAAAAGCCTCAGCGATTTCGGCCTGGCCAAGTTCGTGGAAGCGACGTTCGCGGTGTACCAGGCGGCGCTGGACGGCCGCTAG